Below is a window of Georgenia soli DNA.
AGCCGGCCACCGCGGCCGCGCGCCTCGACGACCACGCGCTCGGCCGTTACGTCGCCGCCGCCGAGGAGGCCGGGGCGCCGCTGCCCGAGGCGCTCGGGCAGGTCGCGGACCCGGACCACGCCCTCCTGACGCTGCTCCGGCTCGCCGAGGCCGCCGCCGGCACCGGGGACGAGCCGGTGCTGGCCGAGGTCCTGGCCGACGACGGACCCGCCCGACGCCGGCTCCTCGCCGTGCTCGGCGCCTCCGCCGCCCTCGGCGACGCGCTCGTGGCGCACCCGGGGTCCGTCTCGCTGCTCGTCGAGCGCCCCGGGGAACCGTCCGTGCTCGACCTCGCGCCCGAGGACGAGCGGGAGCACGCGCTGCGGGCCGTCGGGGCCGACCCCGGGGCCGCCGTGCCGGTCGCCACCCTGACCGGTGAGGAGGGCGTCGCCACGCTCCGGCGCACGTACCGGCGCCGCCTCCTCGAGATCGCCGCCGCCGACCTCACCAGTCCCGACCCCCTGGCCGACTTCCCGAGGGTCGCCGCCTCGATCGCCGACATCGTGGCCGGCGCGCTCGACGCGGCGGTCGCCGTCGCCCGCGCGGACCTGCCGGAGGCCGCCGGGGTGCGCCTGGCCGTGCTGGGCATGGGCAAGACCGGGGGCCGCGAGCTCAACTACATCTCCGACGTCGACGTCGTCCACGTCGTCGAGCCGGTCGACGGCGTCACGGAGGCCGAGGCGATCAGGCTCGGCACGAAGCTCGCGACGGCGCTCGCCCGGGCCGTCTCCGCCGTCGGCCCGGAGCCGGCCCTGTGGCCGCTGGACGCCAACCTGCGCCCGGAGGGCAAGGACGGCCCGCTGGTGCGCACGCTCGCCTCGCACGTCGCGTACTACGAGCGGTGGGCGAAGACCTGGGAGTTCCAGGCGCTGCTCAAGGCACGGCCCGTGGCCGGCGACCTCGCCCTCGGCCAGGCGTACTGCGACGCGCTCTCGCCGATGGTGTGGACCGCCGTGGAGCGGCAGAACTTCGTCGAGGACTCCCAGGCGATGCGGCGGCGGGTCGAGGAGAACGTGCCGGCCGCCGAGGCGGACCGGCAGCTCAAGCTCGGCAGGGGCGGCCTGCGCGACGTCGAGTTCACCGTCCAGCTCCTCCAGCTCGTCCACGGACGCACCGACGAGTCGATCCGGTCACGCACGACCCTCGAGGGCCTCGCCCAGCTCGCCGCCGGCGGGTACGTCTCACGCGACGCCGCCGCGCTCCTGGACCGGCACTACCGGTTCCTCCGCCTGCTCGAGCACCGCCTACAGCTGCACCGCCTCCGGCGCACCCAGCTCGTCCCCACCGACGAGGAGAGCCTGCGCCGGCTCGGCCGCGCGATGCGCCTGGACGGCGTCGACGGCCCGGGGGCGCTGGAGAAGCGGCTGCGGCAGGTCCGCCGCGAGGTCCGCCACCTGCACGAGGAGATCTTCTTCCGCCCGCTGCTCCCCGCCACCGCTCGCCTCAGCGCCGACGACGTCTCCCTCGCTCCGGACGCCGCGCGGGCCCGGCTGGCGGCGATCGGGTACCACGACCCCGACGGCGCCATCCGGCACATCGCGGCCCTCACCGAGGGCATCTCCCGGGCCGCCGCGATCCAGCGCCACCTCCTGCCCGTCATGCTCGGCTGGTTCGCGCAGGGGCCGCTCCCCGACCACGGGCTCCTCGCCTTCCGCAAGCTCTCCGAGACCATGGGCACCACGCACTGGTACCTCAAGCTCCTGCGCGACTCCGGCGGCGCGGCCCAGCGGCTCGCCCGCCTGCTCTCCACCAGCCGCTACGTGGCCGACGCGATCGGCCGGCTGCCGGAGGCCGTCGCCTGGCTCGACGACGACGACGAGCTCGCGCCCCGCACGCTCGCGGCGCTCTCGGCCGAGCTCGTCGCGCTGCAGGACCGGCGCACCGACACGGTCGACCGTGTCATGGCGGCCCGCTACCTGCGCCGCCGCGGACTGCTGCGCGCGGCGATCGGCGACGTCCTCGGCCTCGGGGACCACGCCCGCTCCGCCGCCATGATCAGCAACGCCGCCGACATCGCCCTGCAGGGGGCGCTGCGCGTCGCCGTCGAGCGTGCCGTGGCCGAGGCGGGGCTGGGCGGGCCGCCGTCGCGCTACCTCGTGGTGGCGATGGGCCGCCTCGGGGGACGGGAGATGAGCTACGCCTCCGACGCCGACGTCCTCTTCGTCCACGACCCCC
It encodes the following:
- a CDS encoding bifunctional [glutamine synthetase] adenylyltransferase/[glutamine synthetase]-adenylyl-L-tyrosine phosphorylase produces the protein MTRAVSRTTTLRRLGFAEPATAAARLDDHALGRYVAAAEEAGAPLPEALGQVADPDHALLTLLRLAEAAAGTGDEPVLAEVLADDGPARRRLLAVLGASAALGDALVAHPGSVSLLVERPGEPSVLDLAPEDEREHALRAVGADPGAAVPVATLTGEEGVATLRRTYRRRLLEIAAADLTSPDPLADFPRVAASIADIVAGALDAAVAVARADLPEAAGVRLAVLGMGKTGGRELNYISDVDVVHVVEPVDGVTEAEAIRLGTKLATALARAVSAVGPEPALWPLDANLRPEGKDGPLVRTLASHVAYYERWAKTWEFQALLKARPVAGDLALGQAYCDALSPMVWTAVERQNFVEDSQAMRRRVEENVPAAEADRQLKLGRGGLRDVEFTVQLLQLVHGRTDESIRSRTTLEGLAQLAAGGYVSRDAAALLDRHYRFLRLLEHRLQLHRLRRTQLVPTDEESLRRLGRAMRLDGVDGPGALEKRLRQVRREVRHLHEEIFFRPLLPATARLSADDVSLAPDAARARLAAIGYHDPDGAIRHIAALTEGISRAAAIQRHLLPVMLGWFAQGPLPDHGLLAFRKLSETMGTTHWYLKLLRDSGGAAQRLARLLSTSRYVADAIGRLPEAVAWLDDDDELAPRTLAALSAELVALQDRRTDTVDRVMAARYLRRRGLLRAAIGDVLGLGDHARSAAMISNAADIALQGALRVAVERAVAEAGLGGPPSRYLVVAMGRLGGREMSYASDADVLFVHDPLPGADPQLATRTALAVATGVRELLGRTGPEPALPVDAALRPEGRNGPLTRTLASYAEYYERWVEPWERQALLRARPVAGDPGLGREFEALVDPLRHPAGGLAEHDVRELRRIKARVESERLPRGVPATRHLKLGRGGLSDVEWTVQLLQLQHAGDVPGLRTTGTLDALQALREAGIVPAGKADRLAEAWLLASRIRDAIVLGTGRASADRADVLPHEPAELEVVARLVGMAPGQRQDLEELWLRAARRARTVAEELFYD